In Peromyscus leucopus breed LL Stock unplaced genomic scaffold, UCI_PerLeu_2.1 scaffold_347, whole genome shotgun sequence, the following proteins share a genomic window:
- the LOC114697528 gene encoding LOW QUALITY PROTEIN: ER membrane protein complex subunit 4 (The sequence of the model RefSeq protein was modified relative to this genomic sequence to represent the inferred CDS: inserted 1 base in 1 codon), with protein sequence MTTQGGLVANRGRRFKWAIELSGPGGGSRGRSDRGSGQGDSLYPVGYLDKQVPDTSVQETDRILVEKRCWDIALGPXKQIPMNLFIMYMAGNTISIFPTMMVCMMAWRPIQALMAISATFKMLESSSQKFLQGLVYLIGNLMGLALAVYKCQSMGLLPTHASDWLAFIEPQRGNEDWRDPWGHKNRRQQKMKSGDFSSA encoded by the exons ATGACGACCCAGGGCGGCCTGGTGGCCAACCGAGGCCGGCGGTTCAAGTGGGCCATTGAGCTGAGCGGGCCGGGAGGAGGCAGCAG GGGCCGAAGTGACCGGGGCAGTGGACAGGGAGACTCACTCTATCCAGTCGGTTACTTGGACAAGCAAGTGCCTGATACCAGCGTGCAAGAGACAGACCGGATCCTGGTGGAGAAG cgCTGCTGGGACATCGCCCTGGGTC TCAAACAGATTCCTATGAACCTCTTCATCATGTACATGGCAGGCAATACCATCTCCATCTTCCCTACTATGATGGTGTGTATGATGGCCTGGCGACCCATTCAAGCACTTATGGCGATTTCAGCCA CTTTCAAGATGCTAGAGAGTTCAAGTCAGAAGTTTCTTCAAGGTTTGGTCTATCTCATTGGGAACCTGATGGGTTTGGCATTGGCTGTTTACAAGTGCCAATCCATGGGACTGTTGCCTACACATGCATCAGATTGGCTAGCCTTTATTGAGCCCCAGAG GGGGAATGAGGATTGGAGGGATCCTTGGGGCCACAAGAATAGGAGGCAACAGAAGATGAAGAGCGGTGACTTTTCCTCTGCATGA